One window of Xylocopa sonorina isolate GNS202 chromosome 9, iyXylSono1_principal, whole genome shotgun sequence genomic DNA carries:
- the LOC143427495 gene encoding cysteine-rich PDZ-binding protein gives MVCEKCEKKLGKVITPDPWKSGARNTVESGGRKVGENKILSAGKARFNPYTATFETCRICRQKVHQVGSHYCQSCAYKKAICAMCGKKLMSTKNYKQSAT, from the coding sequence ATGGTTTGTGAAAAATGTGAGAAGAAACTAGGCAAAGTCATAACCCCGGACCCTTGGAAAAGTGGTGCAAGAAATACAGTAGAAAGTGGAGGGCGTAAAGTTGGAGAAAATAAAATACTTTCTGCAGGGAAAGCAAGGTTTAATCCGTATACTGCTACTTTTGAGACTTGTAGGATATGTAGGCAAAAAGTACATCAAGTGGGGTCACATTATTGCCAATCATGTGCGTACAAGAAAGCTATATGTGCAATGTGTGGTAAAAAATTAATGAGTACAAAAAACTACAAACAGTCCGCTACTTAA
- the LOC143427494 gene encoding uncharacterized protein LOC143427494, with product MEDEPRDTCFGAGSVAGAVIGTFLTTILLLLVAALLYRQWRRHKGKHLVLVTDPEIVEEAYAFDNPCFKDVTTSPSNREGAVSLTPGNTPGKDSARWSTSWASLGLVSTNRNDKRKTLDDSCLGPKATKINVVSLKSRDFTGLGFNICGNMREGIFVKDLLHRGPASESGRIHPGDRIASVKISFRNMVYEDALTILSYASPYDVKLEVESGGTGSKPTTLLKKSVGPSAARICHPLYRSQSIPELSQSKSVAKRLFIVDPNESINSNYSTMNSTLKSSKSTPGGQASEKCHDEAKSNHHKFGIKVLPSLDGTVHRIENQNEHNTNLERRHSKKLDTEKHLSNMNKAPPLGDKKEESQRQQASQAFHASKEKTETSETRNVDTLDKSSKIVDASVHVPSEVPTEVHNAAMAARRNRKNSSELLNPQKSVESIETEDARNQQKNKRKAPPPPTSNSFDEQGSPAKKDSSNAKKEDKINSITDYTESLSEYIKKVRENTDNVDPRVKQKVETVIIDGRHSESDTDSEIQNSFTTIELNSADITIHRTPVPETNDEEDEEDDVYRKAASLGDLSKYECRTTATLERAQSLDMTDTGTKKRKAPLPPEDINESTEDLTKLDQMDTFDRRLLKKSNEWGNLEDVVWRKKQDLDDKPKKSKVRKKSNGSLERSKSAVEIKLKNESSDSREENATDDETSIELYNLPLSKRLTEEFIRAERIFDPDQDNSLIRIVNDGTVIKSPTLEEIEFQFKKETPLSDDFNNDSTNMDEQFSDEDEKVVEKDFGKALKHFEAYSQKLPTFSDSSKHDLFRFKNWKDDNSSTASETVSYGGKKPVDEEPMTKINIKRGCHACDGNCSRHETCKKKSFTTKRSSTPIPLQDYSSNSTEGNGSDSITINDEEEPNSMSYTQESMLKDRESKSEKSSVNSKSPQRRVIEVPINQRITREDDEDEDEYEFGSSVTINNKSLFDREDRRNINNISVSSGENSEDSGLVGESMDYNPQDFDHRPPLPITPMPQKMTYITEIKLSANRGKFQEDDNEASETLSTAESKGKKAVQNEIKTTSNGKAVTNKKPPVPPRRTDITKSSKKGTAEKQVIYVSEYKSTESKEPDGSDASQEIKQSDNWSAET from the exons AACATCGCCGTCTAATCGCGAGGGTGCGGTCTCTCTAACACCTGGAAACACGCCAGGCAAAGATTCCGCGCGATGGTCCACCTCTTGGGCATCCTTGGGGttagtttcgactaatcggaaCGACAAGAGAAAAACCCTCGACGACTCTTGCCTCGGT CCAAAAGCAACAAAGATCAATGTAGTTAGCTTGAAAAGTCGAGATTTCACAGGGCTGGGATTTAATATCTGTGGTAACATGAGAGAGGGAATCTTCGTTAAAGACCTCCTACATCGTGGGCCTGCATCGGAATCCGGTCGAATACATCCAG GTGATCGTATAGCCAGCGTAAAGATCAGTTTCCGAAACATGGTGTACGAGGATGCTTTGACTATTTTAAGCTACGCTTCGCCGTACGATGTAAAACTGGAAGTAGAAAGCGGTGGGACCGGATCGAAACCGACAACTCTTTTGAAAAAGAGCGTTGGGCCGAGCGCAGCAAGAATCTGCCATCCACTGTACAGGAGTCAATCTATTCCGGAGCTCTCTCAGTCGAAGAGCGTCGCGAAGAGGCTCTTCATAGTCGATCCGAACGAATCTATCAATTCTAATTACTCAACGATGAACTCGACTTTGAAATCCTCGAAATCAACGCCAGGCGGCCAGGCATCCGAGAAATGCCACGACGAGGCCAAGAGCAATCACCATAAATTTGGTATTAAAGTCCTGCCCTCCCTCGACGGGACTGTTCATCGCATAGAAAATCAAAACGAACACAATACGAACCTCGAGAGAAGACATTCGAAGAAGCTGGACACGGAGAAGCACTTGTCCAATATGAATAAAGCTCCTCCACTTGGGGACAAAAAAGAGGAATCTCAGCGCCAGCAAGCTTCGCAGGCGTTCCACGCATCTAAAGAAAAAACCGAGACGTCTGAAACACGCAACGTTGATACGTTAGACAAAAGCAGCAAAATAGTCGACGCATCGGTTCACGTGCCGTCTGAAGTGCCAACGGAGGTTCACAACGCAGCTATGGCGGCACGTAGAAATCGAAAAAATAGCTCTGAGTTGTTGAATCCTCAAAAGAGTGTCGAGTCTATTGAGACAGAGGATGCAAGGAACCAACAGAAGAACAAAAGAAAAGCGCCACCGCCGCCAACGAGCAACAGCTTCGACGAGCAAGGCTCTCCTGCGAAAAAAGATTCATCGAATGCGAAAAAAGAGGATAAGATCAATAGCATCACCGATTATACGGAGTCTCTGTCCGAGTACATAAAGAAAGTACGTGAAAATACGGATAACGTGGATCCACGTGTAAAACAGAAAGTAGAAACGGTGATAATTGATGGAAGGCATTCTGAGTCAGACACTGACAGCGAGATACAGAATAGTTTCACGACTATCGAACTGAATTCAGCTGATATCACGATTCATCGAACGCCTGTGCCCGAGACAAACGACGAGGAGGATGAAGAGGACGATGTTTATAGGAAAGCAGCAAGTTTGGGCGATTTGTCAAAATACGAGTGTAGAACGACCGCGACTCTTGAAAGGGCGCAAAGTCTGGATATGACTGACACAGGAACGAAGAAACGCAAAGCACCCCTTCCACCGGAGGATATCAACGAATCGACTGAGGATTTGACTAAACTCGATCAGATGGATACTTTTGATAGGCGACTGCTGAAAAAATCGAACGAATGGGGCAATTTAGAGGACGTCGTATGGCGTAAAAAGCAAGATTTGGACGACAAACCGAAGAAATCGAAAGTCAGAAAGAAGAGCAACGGTTCGCTTGAACGATCCAAGTCTGCTGTGGAGATTAAATTGAAAAACGAATCATCCGATTCGAGGGAAGAGAATGCTACTGATGACGAAACCAGCATTGAACTTTACAACCTTCCTCTGAGCAAGAGACTCACGGAAGAGTTTATTCGCGCGGAGAGAATATTCGATCCGGACCAAGATAATTCTCTAATCAGAATCGTTAACGATGGAACCGTGATAAAAAGTCCTAcgctcgaagaaatagagttccaatttaaAAAAGAAACCCCATTGTCCGACGACTTCAATAATGATAGTACAAACATGGATGAACAGTTCTCGGACGAGGATGAGAAAGTGGTGGAGAAAGATTTTGGGAAGGCTTTGAAACATTTCGAAGCGTATTCGCAAAAGTTACCAACGTTCTCCGATTCTTCCAAACACGACCTGTTCCGTTTCAAAAACTGGAAGGACGATAATTCATCGACGGCAAGCGAAACGGTTTCGTACGGGGGTAAGAAACCCGTCGACGAGGAGCCAATGACAAAAATCAATATTAAAAGAGGGTGCCACGCTTGCGACGGTAACTGCAGTCGGCATGAAACTTGCAAGAAGAAATCATTCACGACGAAACGGTCGTCTACCCCGATACCACTGCAGGACTATTCCTCCAATTCAACGGAAGGTAACGGTTCCGACTCGATAACAATTAACGATGAAGAAGAACCAAACTCGATGTCTTATACGCAGGAATCGATGCTGAAGGACAGAGAGAGTAAAAGCGAGAAGTCGTCGGTGAATTCAAAATCGCCGCAGAGACGAGTAATCGAGGTACCCATTAATCAGAGAATCACCCGagaggacgacgaggacgaggatgAGTACGAATTTGGTTCCAGTGTGACTATAAACAACAAAAGTTTATTCGACCGTGAGGACCGTCGTAACATTAATAATATCAGTGTTTCTAGTGGTGAGAACAGTGAAGACAGCGGATTAGTTGGTGAGTCGATGGATTACAATCCGCAAGACTTCGATCATCGACCACCCCTACCCATCACACCTATGCCGCAAAAGATGACTTACATCACGGAGATCAAACTTTCTGCCAACAGAGGGAAATTTCAAGAGGACGATAACGAGGCCAGTGAAACGCTTTCCACGGCAGAGAGTAAGGGTAAGAAAGCGGTGCAAAACGAAATCAAAACGACATCAAATGGGAAAGCCGTCACTAATAAAAAGCCTCCTGTTCCTCCCAGAAGAACGGACATTACGAAGTCGAGTAAGAAAGGTACCGCTGAGAAGCAAGTTATTTATGTATCCGAATATAAATCTACCGAGTCGAAAGAACCAGATGGTTCAGATGCAAGCCAAGAAATCAAACAATCGGATAACTGGTCGGCAGAGACATGA